gaactgtaaaagaacaagaaactaaacaatgacgtaagaacatgaaaactgttgaaaaagctttaaaatctgaagttaaaacagttcaaagggaaccaagtatgtcacaacctgtaaaaccagaatcttcaaaacgNNNNNNNNNNNNNNNNNNNNNNNNNNNNNNNNNNNNNNNNNNNNNNNNNNNNNNNNNNNNNNNNNNNNNNNNNNNNNNNNNNNNNNNNNNNNNNNNNNNNNNNNNNNNNNNNNNNNNNNNNNNNNNNNNNNNNNNNNNNNNNNNNNNNNNNNNNNNNNNNNNNNNNNNNNNNNNNNNNNNNNNNNNNNNNNNNNNNNNNNNNNNNNNNNNNNNNNNNNNNNNNNNNNNNNNNNNNNNNNNNNNNNNNNNNNNNNNNNNNNNNNNNNNNNNNNNNNNNNNNNNNNNNNNNNNNNNNNNNNNNNNNNNNNNNNNNNNNNNNNNNNNNNNNNNNNNNNNNNNNNNNNNNNNNNNNNNNNNNNNNNNNNNNNNNNNNNNNNNNNNNNNNNNNNNNNNNNNNNNNNNNNNNNNNNNNNNNNNNNNNNNNNNNNNNNNNNNNNNNNNNNNNNNNNNNNNNNNNNNNNNNNNNNNNNNNNNNNNNNNNNNNNNNNNNNNNNNNNNNNNNNNNNNNNNNNNNNNNNNNNNNNNNNNNNNNNNNNNNNNNNNNNNNNNNNNNNNNNNNNNNNNNNNNNNNNNNNNNNNNNNNNNNNNNNNNNNNNNNNNNNNNNNNNNNNNNNNNNNNNNNNNNNNNNNNNNNNNNNNNNNNNNNNNNNNNNNNNNNNNNNNNNNNNNNNNNNNNNNNNNNNNNNNNNNNNNNNNNNNNNNNNNNNNNNNNNNNNNNNNNNNNNNNNNNNNNNNNNNNNNNNNNNNNNNNNNNNNNNNNNNNNNNNNNNNNNNNNNNNNNNNNNNNNNNNNNNNNNNNNNNNNNNNNNNNNNNNNNNNNNNNNNNNNNNNNNNNNNNNNNNNNNNNNNNNNNNNNNNNNNNNNNNNNNNNNNNNNNNNNNNNNNNNNNNNNNNNNNNNNNNNNNNNNNNNNNNNNNNNNNNNNNNNNNNNNNNNNNNNNNNNNNNNNNNNNNNNNNNNNNNNNNNNNNNNNNNNNNNNNNNNNNNNNNNNNNNNNNNNNNNNNNNNNNNNNNNNNNNNNNNNNNNNNNNNNNNNNNNNNNNNNNNNNNNNNNNNNNNNNNNNNNNNNNNNNNNNNNNNNNNNNNNNNNNNNNNNNNNNNNNNNNNNNNNNNNNNNNNNNNNNNNNNNNNNNNNNNNNNNNNNNNNNNNNNNNNNNNNNNNNNNNNNNNNNNNNNNNNNNNNNNNNNNNNNNNNNNNNNNNNNNNNNNNNNNNNNNNNNNNNNNNNNNNNNNNNNNNNNNNNNNNNNNNNNNNNNNNNNNNNNNNNNNNNNNNNNNNNNNNNNNNNNNNNNNNNNNNNNNNNNNNNNNNNNNNNNNNNNNNNNNNNNNNNNNNNNNNNNNNNNNNNNNNNNNNNNNNNNNNNNNNNNNNNNNNNNNNNNNNNNNNNNNNNNNNNNNNNNNNNNNNNNNNNNNNNNNNNNNNNNNNNNNNNNNNNNNNNNNNNNNNNNNNNNNNNNNNNNNNNNNNNNNNNNNNNNNNNNNNNNNNNNNNNNNNNNNNNNNTGAggcggatggaaagtttggagctaaagctatcgagggtttcttcctggatatgctactccgaattttcgtgtttggaatctggctaccaaaaagattgtagctatggagtgaagtgaggttcaaaggtacacgagtcctgttagggcctCCGtagatccgtggatgttcgattatgatggactatttggactccttcaatctgccaacctttgacgaagagtcagcagcggcttaggatgttgttggaaagtgacaacgctgctgtttcgcctttggttagacctattgttgttgacccacaAGCTTCTTcatctgtcaacaatatggttcaaatgaggttttatgaagatgctgctgattataatgaatcttctgaagatgatgaatatcatgatgcagctgaaggatcttcggctccagttgctcctgttcaaggtgcctctgctgatacacctcatatgcagaatgtagacATGCTGAGGGNNNNNNNNNNNNNNNNNNNNNNNNNNNNNNNNNNNNNNNNNNNNNNNNNNNNNNNNNNNNNNNNNNNNNNNNNNNNNNNNNNNNNNNNNNNNNNNNNNNNNNNNNNNNNNNNNNNNNNNNNNNNNNNNNNNNNNNNNNNNNNNNNNNNNNNNNNNNNNNNNNNNNNNNNNNNNNNNNNNNNNNNNNNNNNNNNNNNNNNNNNNNNNNNNNNNNNNNNNNNNNNNNNNNNNNNNNNNNNNNNNNNNNNNNNNNNNNNNNNNNNNNNNNNNNNNNNNNNNNNNNNNNNNNNNNNNNNNNNNNNNNNNNNNNNNNNNNNNNNNNNNNNNNNNNNNNNNNNNNNNNNNNNNNNNNNNNNNNNNNNNNNNNNNNNNNNNNNNNNNNNNNNNNNNNNNNNNNNNNNNNNNNNNNNNNNNNNNNNNNNNNNNNNNNNNNNNNNNNNNNNNNNNNNNNNNNNNNNNNNNNNNNNNNNNNNNNNNNNNNNNNNNNNNNNNNNNNNNNNNNNNNNNNNNNNNNNNNNNNNNNNNNNNNNNNNNNNNNNNNNNNNNNNNNNNNNNNNNNNNNNNNNNNNNNNNNNNNNNNNNNNNNNNNNNNNNNNNNNNNNNNNNNNNNNNNNNNNNNNNNNNNNNNNNNNNNNNNNNNNNNNNNNNNNNNNNNNNNNNNNNNNNNNNNNNNNNNNNNNNNNNNNNNNNNNNNNNNNNNNNNNNNNNNNNNNNNNNNNNNNNNNNNNNNNNNNNNNNNNNNNNNNNNNNNNNNNNNNNNNNNNNNNNNNNNNNNNNNNNNNNNNNNNNNNNNNNNNNNNNNNNNNNNNNNNNNNNNNNNNNNNNNNNNNNNNNNNNNNNNNNNNNNNNNNNNNNNNNNNNNNNNNNNNNNNNNNNNNNNNNNNNNNNNNNNNNNNNNNNNNNNNNNNNNNNNNNNNNNNNNNNNNNNNNNNNNNNNNNNNNNNNNNNNNNNNNNNNNNNNNNNNNNNNNNNNNNNNNNNNNNNNNNNNNNNNNNNNNNNNNNNNNNNNNNNNNNNNNNNNNNNNNNNNNNNNNNNNNNNNNNNNNNNNNNNNNNNNNNNNNNNNNNNNNNNNNNNNNNNNNNNNNNNNNNNNNNNNNNNNNNNNNNNNNNNNNNNNNNNNNNNNNNNNNNNNNNNNNNNNNNNNNNNNNNNNNNNNNNNNNNNNNNNNNNNNNNNNNNNNNNNNNNNNNNNNNNNNNNNNNNNNNNNNNNNNNNNNNNNNNNNNNNNNNNNNNNNNNNNNNNNNNNNNNNNNNNNNNNNNNNNNNNNNNNNNNNNNNNNNNNNNNNNNNNNNNNNNNNNNNNNNNNNNNNNNNNNNNNNNNNNNNNNNNNNNNNNNNNNNNNNNNNNNNNNNNNNNNNNNNNNNNNNNNNNNNNNNNNNNNNNNNNNNNNNNNNNNNNNNNNNNNNNNNNNNNNNNNNNNNNNNNNNNNNNNNNNNNNNNNNNNNNNNNNNNNNNNNNNNNNNNNNNNNNNNNNNNNNNNNNNNNNNNNNNNNNNNNNNNTCTGGCCTCAagtgttgctcccaagttctttggatccaacaacattgcgggactacggttttgaattctaactactcctattcacgttgataattctgctgcattacagatcactagaatcctgtgcagcactcaaagaccaaacacatcgaatcaaatatcacttcattacgtgattgctttgagaaaaggctaatcgatgttgttaaggtccacaccgatgaccaacgtgccgactttttaccaaagcatttgacaaatcaagatttgactttttattattggtaaacggcattaaggtcaagcaagattaaaaccaacatcggaaaatcatttttgtaaatacctttgtgttttaaatttatcttagtttattgattttagggggagtaaatccaaaaatcggaaaatccaaaaacatcgaaaaattttcaaaaaacacaaaaacaatagaaaaacaaaaatgagtttcctggcgagcaaaagagaaaatgataagTAGACATCAGTGGGTCTATCTagacctctttaaaccttaaatgaaaaacgataagcactCTATAAAAGATGTATCGgttaggctcacaatcattttaaagtgtgcagggtgatataaacttaaatcgactgaagacaggtgggaaccattcattggcatatggtcttagtaccgaaatttcgtttgatagattgccgaggttctgagatattcggtctttatgctgcttatgatctaggtatcatggttgtatcttttaccgaaaaataacggggacgcaagtctagatcttccatgatactatacacacgtgtacatattacatactgcattcgacctcaataagtgataaacaatcgcatgtccaaacaaataagtgataaaatattcACATTTATCGGGAGttaagttcgtctctctgctgtacggaagtactgacctgttcacggacttgctcctgtgccctcatgcatatgaaaatcaagttcctcctcatcaataagtgattatatcacattaGGGCCTGTTTTCAAtcaaaaataagtgagtatctcacatcttatacgtcaaacagatgataatcgatatactcaccggtaagatgaattctcgtgcatccttgatacgggaatgtgtcgtgatgtggcaATGAACACCGGtcagtaagtataaatcataccttaacgtatccccctcgccatgattacatctgataagttgagcttaagtggacaaccataccgataattgttataggatgcttatcttaatgttaactaactgaacaacaagagtgtttggcatgaccgtacactgatatgattctcttaccctcgaaactcgcaaaaagaatgtctgtgtatatttatttactgcttaacttttattgtcttattttaaacagtttcgtcgtttggtgcatatcagcacgacattagcggtgatgtcgtttgataacactcaaaggatattaaaattgttgtcttttaatttcaaaaataccaaaaagattttaggtgagttttaatataaactttgtaaaagccaaaaagattttatttctactttattttcgatcgtacgatgttggagctcgagtcttcgttacctgaaacctgactgaaaaccgaattgactaaatcttcataaacggtcgaaatttgcaagctttgaaagttataaactaagattgacaaatttattaaactttcaaactgtcggacggtgtttgattgtgacatggtcattagtgtgtcatttgtttatgctaactatattccaagcagttgttctcattacgcgtttagatttcttgcatgtgcagattctaaaggctaggagaacatggtcgatgacaagcttcggaatgaagacacgacgcgaaggcactcaaaagatgaagatgatcgagttgccgcggaccatcatcaacaccacaaggatctttaGCTgtgaagatcaagtcattcacgagcataactcaagggggagcttatgttaagggggagtttgtcaacacacttcctacatgatacgggtagtttgttgatacactctctgctttcaagacgtgaagactttgaagatcctccgacattgaagacttaaaaggacatcagagtcttgaagacacgaagatcaaagatgatcaagatcgagacaaagctacagccaagggggagtttgttggtgcacttgtgtctgtactttgtctgtattcggtgacgatgtaaacgatgtccttgttagtcatgtaagtttgaccaagtcaaccgtcctcctggtttgacttggccaaacagttagtatATGGTTGTaaatgttctgtgtcgaaggttgGGCCATCGAAGGATCgtttctatccttcgatgagctcgaaagatatcccacgaaggatactgctggacttcgaaggatatgccatccttagaagtatatgtggatccttcgatggctttgtgatcgacagatgatctatcggtCAATCTGCATGATCCTTCGACAAGACTTActgtgtttgggtataaatacccatgcaatgTGTTCACTTGCAtatagatgcacacagacagacccgagagatagagagcattctgctgtgaacacacacacacacacttagagagtttgcaaaactgatttgtaaacattgtgcttgtaaccggaacctttcattcgtattaatacaagtggtgttaatcggtgaactttgtgtgttttgtgtttatgcttgtctcaactcggtttgcatactagcttggattccgcactcgctagtgtgttactataacaaggttaaggtttaacctcatcctccACGAGGGACCtacactaccaccgaccaccgctACCACCGAtcaccgccacccaccaccactaccaTCGACCACCGCCACCCATCGCTGCCACCGCCACTAGCCACCACCGAACACCCCCACCACCCATCGCTGATTTAATTCATTACTCTTTTCTTACCTACCAAACAACATAAGGTAATGATTTATTTCTTTCCTGCATGGTAAACAAACAAGACTATGGAATCTAATGATCTATTTGATTCCCTTGTCCATTCCATTAATttgtccattccattccctcatctATTTCATTCCACATGCATATactattataatttttttattcaaacataaaaaaaattctatATTTTATGATAGTGGAGATCTATAAATTGAAAAGACATCTAATTTGAGGGGTTATAATTAAAAAATTCAGATCAGGGTTTACCCTTCGTTCTCCTCTACATATACGATGTTCGATTTTCAAGGACGCCGCAACCTGCTCTATTACAGTAACTTCAGGTCAAGATGAGATATCTGATTCCGTGTCCATGTAAGCCATTTTTCGATTGCTATTTAACTTTTCGTCATTTGCTTTAGGAGTTAAACTATAATCTTTGGTATATATACATGTATCAAAATAGCGGGTTGATTTCAAAAGCCTCTGATCTTCGATTTTCGGTTTTGGTAATTCAAAGGAATTGCATATATAGAGTCTATCTTGATGTTTTCTAAATTTAATGTGTTGGCTAATTGAAAACATTAATTCACGATTGGGTCTGAGGGTTTTCTGATTATAAAAGTACATATTTTTTTGTGTGTTAGCCATCAATCCACTCAGGGTATACATTGATTTCACTCTAGTCCGAGGATTGGATCATAACATGTTGCTTGTTCATGGGGTATCTCTCAGGTATTATAAATTCAAATGTCCATATCCTTGTTATATGATTTGTTTCGTTTCAGATTatgattatatattttatttttgaatgttAAATATGTACTTTGATGCTCAACCTGATACAAGTTTAATGTTCAAGTCCGATAGTTGCTTGCTAGTTGTTTTcctttaaaaatgttttttttaaaaattatttataatttgaATTTTGATTGAACACAGTGATGAAGAAAAGGTGGGAGACCTTTGGCATCCTGAGAATCAGATGGCACCATTCACACTACTGGACCTATGGGTACTATTAAagttttgaaattttatttttcaAGAAGATTTTATTTTTCTTGCTTCTGCATGCTCTAATTCaaataattttgttaattaaCAATGGTATTGCGCTACGTCACTCGGTTGTTTAACTTGCCATTACATGTACTATTTTGTAATTTCTGAGTGTGATAATGAATCTGATTACACTGTTACTCTATATATCAAGTTACATCATGGAAAACACTAATACTCTTCCTGACTTTCGTACAAACAGAATCTTCAATCCAACAACAAATCTCAAATTGTGCTGAAAATCAATATTAACAATGAGTCATAAACGCCCACCTCTTGGACCGAGTCGACTTCAAAGATCAAGGTATACTAGATACTCAATTTCTAAATACGATTATCATGCACTAGTTTATGCCTTTTATGTTCAGTTTCACTAAATATGTTTTTATTGTTCATAAAGAACTTACACTTTGAACTCAATTGATCAAATCTGGGCTTTAACATAACAAAACATGATCTTTTCATATAATGTGATCCGTACTCTTATATCAACAAttattttttgtttaatttttcCTTAGTTTCTCAAATAGAATATTTTGATCAAAAGGATCAAAATCCAACTATGAATTATTCAataataattaattatttattatctATTTGTTTGATGGATTTTATAAATGCGAAGtcaatataaagatcattaaatTTATCCATTCATTAGGTTACAATCGTCATTTAAAAATGCGAAATCAGTTTTGGTTACGGAAGTTATAACTTAGTTTGCAAAATGAGCTGTTGTGATCTGTACGATGAATCAACAATGCATTCAACACTTGGATTCTCACATGAAAGGTTTAGTGGTTTACTTATTTTTTACGGAAATTGGCGCTCTTTTTACTAGCTTACCTTTTTTGGTTGGTTAGAAATCTACAATATGCCCTTATCGGTGCATTAGAGGGTCACATAAGCAAATTTACAAATAGCCTTAATGCCTTTAGAGGTTCCTTTCTACATTTTTTGCATAACATGTGGAAATTTTCATTTACCAGGAGCTCGAGTTATAATTGTTCTTTTACAAGTTAAGGAATGGTGACTACTAGAAGTATGGTGAGAAAACTAACGAAGTCGGGCACTTCTGACGATGATACTTCAGGATCATGGTTATGCTTTAACGATGATCTGTTGCTATTAATTTTGATGCATCTTGGATTTTCTGATTATGTTGCTTTAAGTGGCGTGTGCAAGGCATGGAGATCGATTGCGTTCTCTAACTGGAATAAGTTTATGATGTCAAAACAACCCATGTATTTATCTATCAGCTCTGATCTAATATTTCATAAAGACTGCTACATACACGACCACACAAGAAGAAAGTTGAAGACCATAATTCCCCATTCTAGTTCCAGGATGTGTATTGGAGTAAATTGCGGTTACTTGATATTTTTAGAGGAAAACCAGTGACTTCTGGCATGTGAATCCCTTCACAAGGAAGGAACTTCATTTCCCTGATTTCTCTGATGCTATAAGTAATATGTCAGCAAGCAACAAGGGTATTCTTGTCTATTCACATGCAATGTCTGGGTGGGTGTTCGTGATAATCACCTATCAATGTAATTCCACTGGCTTAGCTTTCTCTTTAGCTGGTAAACAATCCGAATGGAGATATATCTCTTGCAATCCCCCTATCCTTGATCTACACTTTTTCAAGGGAAAAATATATACGATACACACCATGAGTCAGTTATATGAATTCAGGCTTAATCCAGTTCCTACCTTTATCCCACAAAAAATGAAGAATTTCTCGCTGTTACACGTCAGATATAGGAACTTTATAAGTTCAGGTGAAAAACTTTATGTGATGACTAAATTAAATAATGATTTTGATACTCTTGAAATTGATTTTGATGAAATGAGATGGGCGAATTCGGAAAAGACAATAGCAGAATATAAACTTTTTGTAAGTGACTTGAAGTGTGATGCTGCTATTAGGCCCGATCCATGGGCCCATCCTTGGACACAGTACGGGAGGATTAATCACGCTGATTATGGCAATCAAAGTAAGGAGAAGGGCAAATGTTTGACTACATACATGTGGTACTTCCCCCATGATTGCTTGATTGATAACAACGCTGGTTCGTTCTCCTTTTTTATTTTAAGATTATTATAATGTTACAGTTGTTGATCTGGATTTACATATGTTCAACATTTTCGAAAGTTCTTATTTTCATAAGGGGTGGTTGGTTGGGTAAAAATTCTATCAAATTTCctcactttttttttttcacattccTTGGGTAGATTTCTTAAACATGCATAACATAATAACTGCTACAATATCTATGACAAATAGGTTTAATTTGTGTCGTCTAACTAGATAAGAACCAAAGTAACAAATACTATGAATCTGTGATTGAATAATTGTAAGTTCCTGCTTTGTTTGTTCAACCAATGGATTCTGTTTGTTTCATCAGATACATCAGATACGGTGAATGGTGCTTTGCTGAATATTCTTGACGAGTAGAGCAAGAAAGTGGGTAATTCTTCATCTGGTAGTTCAAGTAAATGCATGCGAAGATGAAAAGAACAGTAAACATATTAGTTGTAATGTGGGAAACTAGTTGAACTTGAAAGTTGTAATTGACTAATTGTGAGTTTAAGATGGTGACAAGTTTGCACTTTTATTGTCTTTGGTTCTTCGCTCTCAAACAAAGGGTCTTGTTGTCTTTGGATTCTTAGTTCTCAAGCGAAGGGTGTTTAGGAATGTGTTTTATTTTGCCTTTGCGGTTTTGTTTGGCATtgattatatattaaaaaataattatacaaGTGCGTAACATGTTATAGTGTTGTTTGTAATGAATAACTTGTTTCATTTTTAGAGTGCATTCTGAATCGGGGACATCTTAgttcacctttctatctttttaTCTTGGGACACTTTGAAGCAACAATGGGCTAGATGCGATTGTTACAATAAAAAGTTAGTGTCTCCACATACAAATTTTATTATGCAGTTTGTGACTATGGGCAAGTTGTTAATGTTCTAGCCATTTTAATGGGTATGAAGGGCTTATGACCAAATAAGTAAAGATTTTAAGAGCTTAGTTTTAGAAAACGCGCATGAGGCAATGAAAAGTACGAGCAAAATGCCCAAGTGTGTGTGAGGTAAAGGGATGCCTTGAAGTAATTGGAAATATGTAACTCTTATAATatataaaagagttaattgcacaaatcgtccctgaggtttgggcaggtttgtcattttcgtccaaaatgacacttttgtacctaATTGCCCcaaacgtttgtaactttttgccattttaatacaaaccactaacttagtttctttactcaagccactcagaataaatattagttagttacccacataatcttaattaaataaatattttatttctaccaacatatttcctaggtgctcaacacatttaaaaaatatgtaacgttttacaatttttttttctatctctacaactgataaatactaaaagttgtaatcgagtgttgcacaccaatgacgttttctctttatatAACTGATTTATACaaagaagctgtaaattaatttctgtcttaatttataaaagagtaaaatgcacggatagtccatgtggtttggtgaaatttcacctttagtccccaacttttgaaaattacactcttagtccctgtggtttgacaagttgtcactcggatagtccccaaagcgcATGGAGGATTGttttctggttaagtgggtgtgaaatgacaaggactatctgagtaacaacttgtcaaaccaaaGGGACTATCCGTGTAACAACTTGTCATACTACAGGGACTATCCAagtaaccttcatccgctttagggactatctgagtaacaacttgtcaaaccacagggaccaagagtgtaattctgaaaagttggggactaaaggtgaaatttcaccaaaccacagggactatccgtgcattttactctttataaaatttaaaacatcattcaccttaacagaaaaaataaactgagttagtaATTTGgatgaaaaattataaaaattatgtgacaaaactattaattttttttttctaaaaactccatgtatattcttttttattatatatgtaacaaaaataattaaataaaagaaattaaaaagggtttgagtaaattgtcaaaatcatcCCTTTGATTTttatttgtcagtttcatccaaatatcctcaacaacagaaaaataaactaagttagtggtttggatgaaaatggcaaaaagttacaaacgttgggggaaatttggtacaaaagtgttaTTTTGGAGAAAATAGCAAACGTGCCCatacctcagggacgattttgacaattaacTCTATATAAAAATTCAAAACCTAATGCGATTAAGAACATAATTAATAACATAAATTAAGGGTAAGATTGTTCTACAAATGAGTCTTAACATACTAAATACTAAATGTGAGAAGTGAaagaatttatttttattttcttaaattttttcAAGCATGTGTTTTAATCCTACAATcttaaaaaatggttttttttttatttttattttatttttttttgtgtgtgtgtgtatagttACACAagttaggcctgtaaacgaaaaGAACGTTCATGAACTTTTCGATGGgaatttcatttatgtttgtttatttaataaactagcgaacacgaacaaaaattaaatgaatgAACTATATTCGTGAACGTTCGTTAATGTTTGCTTAAATTTTagaaaatacataaatagttatatttatataaatattaggttttctaactaattatataaatataactaactagtaattgagttttctagtattaaaaaatgaaatttaaaattttttcTTATAGCATAACTGATcacttaatatttatataaaaactaccTAATTTCAGTATATACTAGTCTTAAGCTCACCGAGTTGCGGAGCGAAGGGTGTAAAACCATGTTAAGTAGCAACAAATTGATGATCGGGAAAAGCGGTAAACAAAAACACGAATTTCTAACAGCAAGTGACTCACGTAGCATATAACTTAGACACAATCGAATTATACCGATACATATTAGAAAGTCGAGTGGGTCAAAGTAATATTGTATATAGTTTTTAGAAAGGCGGTGACGCGACAGACATTCGGTTTGTACGGATTTGATTAGTTATTTTATCGATGTTTCGTATAGAAACCAcaaaagaaaactaaaaaataaagtcGTTATATGAACAAAAGGATATGTACATGTTTCCAGTTGATTGTAGACACTCAATTATGTACaacaaaaacgtattatatttgacccgactcaatatcgaaaaaagtttacgtcgaaacgtaaatGAACTTGAACTTGTACCGACACGACAAAATTTACATCTAAATATAGATCAACTGAAAacttacataaaaataagcatgaaaacatattatatttgactcgacttatttacaaaaaaaaaaaaattaaaacgaaacgtaaaacaacttgaatttatagcGACACGTACATTATAATAAGCAATATAAAACGGAAGAGATAAAAATGacatttaataatttttttaaaaagttaagAATGTGAGTTTCAATAGTGAAAAATAAAGGGGGTAatatagaaaagaaaaaaaaaacaaaaagaaaacaaagtataaaaaaacaaacaaaaaaaactaAGTTGTTTCTCAAATTTTAtgaattaataatatatattaactTGTTATCCATAAGTTATCTTAACTATAAAACtggaaaataaaataatattatatttagATGGGGATAatatagaaaagaaaaaaaaaagaaaataaagtataaaaaacaaataaaaacaaaaaactaAGTTATTGTTTCTCAAAATTTTATGAATTAATACCTCATCCCACctaaatataatattattttatattccaATTTTATAGTTAAAAtctatactacataataaaagaAACAATTTCAGGGACACTTGTCTATTAtattatgtctctaataaataattattatttagtttaatcccttctaattaattatagataacccccatactaaatattatttagtttaatctcttatggataattattatttagatagcctcttctaattaattatagataactcctctattaaatattatttagtttaatctcttccaCTTAACTATAGATAACTacgttataaccccgtgtatcaCGGGTtgaaaaaaaatgtaatttt
This is a stretch of genomic DNA from Helianthus annuus cultivar XRQ/B chromosome 16, HanXRQr2.0-SUNRISE, whole genome shotgun sequence. It encodes these proteins:
- the LOC110916652 gene encoding uncharacterized protein LOC110916652, producing MSQLYEFRLNPVPTFIPQKMKNFSLLHVRYRNFISSGEKLYVMTKLNNDFDTLEIDFDEMRWANSEKTIAEYKLFVSDLKCDAAIRPDPWAHPWTQYGRINHADYGNQSKEKGKCLTTYMWYFPHDCLIDNNADTVNGALLNILDE